Proteins from one Ovis aries strain OAR_USU_Benz2616 breed Rambouillet chromosome 12, ARS-UI_Ramb_v3.0, whole genome shotgun sequence genomic window:
- the C12H1orf74 gene encoding UPF0739 protein C1orf74 homolog, translated as MSTPSPQLLVAAAQQTLGMGKRRGPPRAVCLHLAAEVLAVARGLKPALLYDCSSAGAAKIQSYLEKLRGLGFPTEGLHVLEIAENSLIVHPEHVRRHLEQVLLGSIAFVDVSGSQPYPSVCSLDQLQDLKALVAEIITHLQGLQRDRSLAVSCSRLCSLAWNLCTVFGILLGYPVPYTFHENQVEDNCLAQTPLRVFTARISWLCCQPPVLLYSFSVPESLFLSLRDILNTWEKDLRTRCRTQNDFADLSISSEVVTLPAVAL; from the coding sequence ATGTCAACACCAAGTCCTCAGCTGCTGGTGGCAGCTGCTCAGCAGACCCTGGGCATGGGAAAGAGACGGGGCCCTCCCAGAGCCGTCTGTCTTCATCTCGCTGCAGAGGTGCTGGCTGTGGCCAGGGGACTGAAGCCAGCTCTGCTGTACGATTGCAGCTCTGCAGGGGCAGCCAAAATCCAGAGCTACCTGGAGAAGCTGCGGGGCCTGGGTTTCCCGACTGAGGGGCTTCACGTCCTTGAGATTGCAGAGAACAGCCTGATTGTCCATCCTGAGCATGTGCGTCGACATTTGGAGCAGGTGCTGCTTGGTAGTATAGCCTTTGTGGATGTTTCTGGCTCTCAGCCTTACCCTTCCGTCTGCTCCCTGGACCAGCTTCAGGACTTGAAGGCCCTCGTGGCGGAGATCATCACACATTTGCAGGGGTTGCAGAGGGACCGATCCCTGGCAGTCTCCTGCAGCAGGCTTTGTTCCTTGGCCTGGAATCTCTGTACTGTGTTTGGGATCCTCCTGGGCTATCCTGTCCCCTATACTTTTCACGAGAACCAAGTAGAGGACAACTGTTTAGCCCAGACTCCACTACGAGTGTTCACTGCCCGGATCTCATGGCTGTGCTGTCAACCACCAGTCTTGCTGTATTCCTTTAGTGTGCCAGAGAGCCTGTTCCTGTCCTTGAGGGACATTTTAAATACTTGGGAGAAGGACCTTAGAACTCGATGTAGGACTCAAAATGACTTTGCTGACCTCAGCATCTCTTCTGAGGTAGTCACACTGCCAGCCGTGGCCCTCTGA
- the TRAF3IP3 gene encoding TRAF3-interacting JNK-activating modulator isoform X2, whose product MIGPDPRPAPGLARWAESYEAKSERRQETRESRRCRPNVTTCRLAGKAPRTQQREQLRRARQQQFFRRRNLEVEEKGEAQSPPAREPGPSRRTGQATDLKEPLSWANRISSPRQQVSGTSSEVFATQHHPPSGAWRDPAGHHPTQASGLPPQASPIKKAPKHHRGTQTKAGETQSTIKNDASQQTNYGVAVLDKEIIQLSEYLKEALQRELILKQKMVILQDLLSTLIQASDSTWKGQLNEDKLKGKLRSLENQLYACTQKYSPWGMKKVLLEMEDQKNSYEQKAKESLQKVLEEKMSAEQQLQSTQRSLALAEQKCEQWKSQYEALKEDWKTLGTQHRELESQLHVLQSKLQTPSLLLYNLPSFLPPWDLPAASTLASADLPVCPSSSHQGADSRDSQMNQALRLLESEHQELQARIECLQEDRDLCSSDTQHLQDQLKRSEEEKLALVTKVQQLQNQALPVRSPKPSHNEVEPEGPGKEQDLDFRDELQKKTLQLLAKEKECRELHSELDNLSDEYLSCLRKLQHCREELSQSQKPPPRRQCGQWLLMLMALIAIAVAVMLANKDSLML is encoded by the exons ATGATCGGCCCAGACCCCAGGCCTGCCCCTGGCTTGGCCCGGTGGGCTGAGAGCTACGAGGCTAAGAGCGAGCGCCGGCAGGAGACCCGTGAGAGCCGCCGCTGCCGCCCCAACGTGACCACTTGCCGCCTGGCGGGGAAGGCCCCGAGGACCCAGCAAAGGGAACAGCTCCGGAGAGCACGCCAGCAGCAGTTTTTCagacggaggaacctggaggTGGAGGAGAAAGGCGAGGCACAGAGCCCGCCAGCCAGGGAGCCAGGCCCCTCCAGGAGGACAGGCCAGGCCACTGACCTCAAGGAGCCCTTGTCTTGGGCCAACAGGATCTCTTCCCCCAGACAGCAG GTGTCAGGGACCAGTTCTGAGGTCTTTGCAACCCAACACCATCCTCCTTCAGGCGCCTGGAGGGATCCAGCTGGCCACCACCCCACCCAGGCTAGTGGCCTTCCACCACAGGCCTCTCCCATCAAGAAGGCACCCAAACACCACCGTG GCACTCAGACAAAGGCAGGAGAAACACAGTCAACAATCAAGAATGATGCCAGTCAGCAAACCAA ttATGGAGTTGCAGTTCTAGATAAG gaAATCATCCAGCTTTCTGAGTACCTCAAA GAGGCCCTACAAAGGGAGCTGATTCTAAAACAGAAAATGGTGATTCTCCAAGACCTACTGTCTACCTTGATTCAGGCCTCTGATAGCACTTGGAAG GGCCAGCTTAATGAAGACAAATTAAAGGGCAAACTGAGATCCTTAGAAAACCAACTGTATGCCTGTACCCAG AAATACTCCCCTTGGGGAATGAAAAAGGTGCTATTAGAGATGGAAGACCAGAAAAACAGCTATGAGCAGAAGGCCAAggaatcactgcagaaggtgctggaggagaaaatgagtgCAGAACAGCAACTGCAGAGCACACAG CGGTCCCTGGCTCTAGCCGAGCAGAAGTGTGAACAGTGGAAGAGCCAGTATGAGGCTCTGAAGGAGGACTGGAAGACCCTGGGCACTCAGCACAGAGAGCTAGAGAGCCAGCTCCATGTGCTTCAGTCCAAACTGCAG ACTCCGTCTCTGTTACTCTACAATCTCCCCAGTTTTCTTCCTCCTTGGGATCTGCCCGCTGCCTCCACCCTAGCTAGCGCTGACCTGCCtgtctgcccctcctcctcccaccaggGAGCAGACAGCAGAGACTCACAGATGAACCAGGCCCTACGACTTCTGGAGAGTGAGCACCAAGAGCTGCAGGCCAGGATTGAATGCCTGCAGGAGGACAGAGACCTGTGCAGCTCGGACACCCAGCACCTACAAG ATCAACTAAAGAGGTCAGAGGAGGAGAAACTCGCCCTGGTGACCAAAGTACAGCAGCTGCAGA ATCAGGCTTTGCCTGTGAGGAGCCCAAAGCCCTCCCATAACGAAGTGGAGCCGGAAGGTCCAGGGAAGGAGCAAGACTTGGATTTCAGAGACGAGCTCCAGAAGAAAACTCTGCAGCTTCTGGCCAAGGAAAAGGAG TGCAGAGAACTGCATTCGGAACTAGACAACCTCAGTGACGAGTACCTCTCCTGCCTGCGTAAGCTGCAGCACTGTCGAGAAGAGCTCAGTCAGAGCCAAAAGCCGCCCCCCAGA aGACAATGCGGCCAATGGCTCCTGATGCTGATGGCGCTGATTGCTATAGCGGTGGCAGTGATGCTGGCCAATAAGGACAGCTTGATGCTCTAA
- the TRAF3IP3 gene encoding TRAF3-interacting JNK-activating modulator isoform X6: MIGPDPRPAPGLARWAESYEAKSERRQETRESRRCRPNVTTCRLAGKAPRTQQREQLRRARQQQFFRRRNLEVEEKGEAQSPPAREPGPSRRTGQATDLKEPLSWANRISSPRQQVSGTSSEVFATQHHPPSGAWRDPAGHHPTQASGLPPQASPIKKAPKHHRGTQTKAGETQSTIKNDASQQTNYGVAVLDKEIIQLSEYLKEALQRELILKQKMVILQDLLSTLIQASDSTWKGQLNEDKLKGKLRSLENQLYACTQKYSPWGMKKVLLEMEDQKNSYEQKAKESLQKVLEEKMSAEQQLQSTQRSLALAEQKCEQWKSQYEALKEDWKTLGTQHRELESQLHVLQSKLQGADSRDSQMNQALRLLESEHQELQARIECLQEDRDLCSSDTQHLQDQALPVRSPKPSHNEVEPEGPGKEQDLDFRDELQKKTLQLLAKEKECRELHSELDNLSDEYLSCLRKLQHCREELSQSQKPPPRRQCGQWLLMLMALIAIAVAVMLANKDSLML; encoded by the exons ATGATCGGCCCAGACCCCAGGCCTGCCCCTGGCTTGGCCCGGTGGGCTGAGAGCTACGAGGCTAAGAGCGAGCGCCGGCAGGAGACCCGTGAGAGCCGCCGCTGCCGCCCCAACGTGACCACTTGCCGCCTGGCGGGGAAGGCCCCGAGGACCCAGCAAAGGGAACAGCTCCGGAGAGCACGCCAGCAGCAGTTTTTCagacggaggaacctggaggTGGAGGAGAAAGGCGAGGCACAGAGCCCGCCAGCCAGGGAGCCAGGCCCCTCCAGGAGGACAGGCCAGGCCACTGACCTCAAGGAGCCCTTGTCTTGGGCCAACAGGATCTCTTCCCCCAGACAGCAG GTGTCAGGGACCAGTTCTGAGGTCTTTGCAACCCAACACCATCCTCCTTCAGGCGCCTGGAGGGATCCAGCTGGCCACCACCCCACCCAGGCTAGTGGCCTTCCACCACAGGCCTCTCCCATCAAGAAGGCACCCAAACACCACCGTG GCACTCAGACAAAGGCAGGAGAAACACAGTCAACAATCAAGAATGATGCCAGTCAGCAAACCAA ttATGGAGTTGCAGTTCTAGATAAG gaAATCATCCAGCTTTCTGAGTACCTCAAA GAGGCCCTACAAAGGGAGCTGATTCTAAAACAGAAAATGGTGATTCTCCAAGACCTACTGTCTACCTTGATTCAGGCCTCTGATAGCACTTGGAAG GGCCAGCTTAATGAAGACAAATTAAAGGGCAAACTGAGATCCTTAGAAAACCAACTGTATGCCTGTACCCAG AAATACTCCCCTTGGGGAATGAAAAAGGTGCTATTAGAGATGGAAGACCAGAAAAACAGCTATGAGCAGAAGGCCAAggaatcactgcagaaggtgctggaggagaaaatgagtgCAGAACAGCAACTGCAGAGCACACAG CGGTCCCTGGCTCTAGCCGAGCAGAAGTGTGAACAGTGGAAGAGCCAGTATGAGGCTCTGAAGGAGGACTGGAAGACCCTGGGCACTCAGCACAGAGAGCTAGAGAGCCAGCTCCATGTGCTTCAGTCCAAACTGCAG gGAGCAGACAGCAGAGACTCACAGATGAACCAGGCCCTACGACTTCTGGAGAGTGAGCACCAAGAGCTGCAGGCCAGGATTGAATGCCTGCAGGAGGACAGAGACCTGTGCAGCTCGGACACCCAGCACCTACAAG ATCAGGCTTTGCCTGTGAGGAGCCCAAAGCCCTCCCATAACGAAGTGGAGCCGGAAGGTCCAGGGAAGGAGCAAGACTTGGATTTCAGAGACGAGCTCCAGAAGAAAACTCTGCAGCTTCTGGCCAAGGAAAAGGAG TGCAGAGAACTGCATTCGGAACTAGACAACCTCAGTGACGAGTACCTCTCCTGCCTGCGTAAGCTGCAGCACTGTCGAGAAGAGCTCAGTCAGAGCCAAAAGCCGCCCCCCAGA aGACAATGCGGCCAATGGCTCCTGATGCTGATGGCGCTGATTGCTATAGCGGTGGCAGTGATGCTGGCCAATAAGGACAGCTTGATGCTCTAA
- the TRAF3IP3 gene encoding TRAF3-interacting JNK-activating modulator isoform X5, whose translation MIGPDPRPAPGLARWAESYEAKSERRQETRESRRCRPNVTTCRLAGKAPRTQQREQLRRARQQQFFRRRNLEVEEKGEAQSPPAREPGPSRRTGQATDLKEPLSWANRISSPRQQVSGTSSEVFATQHHPPSGAWRDPAGHHPTQASGLPPQASPIKKAPKHHRGTQTKAGETQSTIKNDASQQTNYGVAVLDKEIIQLSEYLKEALQRELILKQKMVILQDLLSTLIQASDSTWKGQLNEDKLKGKLRSLENQLYACTQKYSPWGMKKVLLEMEDQKNSYEQKAKESLQKVLEEKMSAEQQLQSTQRSLALAEQKCEQWKSQYEALKEDWKTLGTQHRELESQLHVLQSKLQGADSRDSQMNQALRLLESEHQELQARIECLQEDRDLCSSDTQHLQDQLKRSEEEKLALVTKVQQLQNQALPVRSPKPSHNEVEPEGPGKEQDLDFRDELQKKTLQLLAKEKECRELHSELDNLSDEYLSCLRKLQHCREELSQSQKPPPRRQCGQWLLMLMALIAIAVAVMLANKDSLML comes from the exons ATGATCGGCCCAGACCCCAGGCCTGCCCCTGGCTTGGCCCGGTGGGCTGAGAGCTACGAGGCTAAGAGCGAGCGCCGGCAGGAGACCCGTGAGAGCCGCCGCTGCCGCCCCAACGTGACCACTTGCCGCCTGGCGGGGAAGGCCCCGAGGACCCAGCAAAGGGAACAGCTCCGGAGAGCACGCCAGCAGCAGTTTTTCagacggaggaacctggaggTGGAGGAGAAAGGCGAGGCACAGAGCCCGCCAGCCAGGGAGCCAGGCCCCTCCAGGAGGACAGGCCAGGCCACTGACCTCAAGGAGCCCTTGTCTTGGGCCAACAGGATCTCTTCCCCCAGACAGCAG GTGTCAGGGACCAGTTCTGAGGTCTTTGCAACCCAACACCATCCTCCTTCAGGCGCCTGGAGGGATCCAGCTGGCCACCACCCCACCCAGGCTAGTGGCCTTCCACCACAGGCCTCTCCCATCAAGAAGGCACCCAAACACCACCGTG GCACTCAGACAAAGGCAGGAGAAACACAGTCAACAATCAAGAATGATGCCAGTCAGCAAACCAA ttATGGAGTTGCAGTTCTAGATAAG gaAATCATCCAGCTTTCTGAGTACCTCAAA GAGGCCCTACAAAGGGAGCTGATTCTAAAACAGAAAATGGTGATTCTCCAAGACCTACTGTCTACCTTGATTCAGGCCTCTGATAGCACTTGGAAG GGCCAGCTTAATGAAGACAAATTAAAGGGCAAACTGAGATCCTTAGAAAACCAACTGTATGCCTGTACCCAG AAATACTCCCCTTGGGGAATGAAAAAGGTGCTATTAGAGATGGAAGACCAGAAAAACAGCTATGAGCAGAAGGCCAAggaatcactgcagaaggtgctggaggagaaaatgagtgCAGAACAGCAACTGCAGAGCACACAG CGGTCCCTGGCTCTAGCCGAGCAGAAGTGTGAACAGTGGAAGAGCCAGTATGAGGCTCTGAAGGAGGACTGGAAGACCCTGGGCACTCAGCACAGAGAGCTAGAGAGCCAGCTCCATGTGCTTCAGTCCAAACTGCAG gGAGCAGACAGCAGAGACTCACAGATGAACCAGGCCCTACGACTTCTGGAGAGTGAGCACCAAGAGCTGCAGGCCAGGATTGAATGCCTGCAGGAGGACAGAGACCTGTGCAGCTCGGACACCCAGCACCTACAAG ATCAACTAAAGAGGTCAGAGGAGGAGAAACTCGCCCTGGTGACCAAAGTACAGCAGCTGCAGA ATCAGGCTTTGCCTGTGAGGAGCCCAAAGCCCTCCCATAACGAAGTGGAGCCGGAAGGTCCAGGGAAGGAGCAAGACTTGGATTTCAGAGACGAGCTCCAGAAGAAAACTCTGCAGCTTCTGGCCAAGGAAAAGGAG TGCAGAGAACTGCATTCGGAACTAGACAACCTCAGTGACGAGTACCTCTCCTGCCTGCGTAAGCTGCAGCACTGTCGAGAAGAGCTCAGTCAGAGCCAAAAGCCGCCCCCCAGA aGACAATGCGGCCAATGGCTCCTGATGCTGATGGCGCTGATTGCTATAGCGGTGGCAGTGATGCTGGCCAATAAGGACAGCTTGATGCTCTAA
- the TRAF3IP3 gene encoding TRAF3-interacting JNK-activating modulator isoform X4 has product MIGPDPRPAPGLARWAESYEAKSERRQETRESRRCRPNVTTCRLAGKAPRTQQREQLRRARQQQFFRRRNLEVEEKGEAQSPPAREPGPSRRTGQATDLKEPLSWANRISSPRQQVSGTSSEVFATQHHPPSGAWRDPAGHHPTQASGLPPQASPIKKAPKHHRGTQTKAGETQSTIKNDASQQTNYGVAVLDKEIIQLSEYLKEALQRELILKQKMVILQDLLSTLIQASDSTWKGQLNEDKLKGKLRSLENQLYACTQKYSPWGMKKVLLEMEDQKNSYEQKAKESLQKVLEEKMSAEQQLQSTQRSLALAEQKCEQWKSQYEALKEDWKTLGTQHRELESQLHVLQSKLQTPSLLLYNLPSFLPPWDLPAASTLASADLPVCPSSSHQGADSRDSQMNQALRLLESEHQELQARIECLQEDRDLCSSDTQHLQDQALPVRSPKPSHNEVEPEGPGKEQDLDFRDELQKKTLQLLAKEKECRELHSELDNLSDEYLSCLRKLQHCREELSQSQKPPPRRQCGQWLLMLMALIAIAVAVMLANKDSLML; this is encoded by the exons ATGATCGGCCCAGACCCCAGGCCTGCCCCTGGCTTGGCCCGGTGGGCTGAGAGCTACGAGGCTAAGAGCGAGCGCCGGCAGGAGACCCGTGAGAGCCGCCGCTGCCGCCCCAACGTGACCACTTGCCGCCTGGCGGGGAAGGCCCCGAGGACCCAGCAAAGGGAACAGCTCCGGAGAGCACGCCAGCAGCAGTTTTTCagacggaggaacctggaggTGGAGGAGAAAGGCGAGGCACAGAGCCCGCCAGCCAGGGAGCCAGGCCCCTCCAGGAGGACAGGCCAGGCCACTGACCTCAAGGAGCCCTTGTCTTGGGCCAACAGGATCTCTTCCCCCAGACAGCAG GTGTCAGGGACCAGTTCTGAGGTCTTTGCAACCCAACACCATCCTCCTTCAGGCGCCTGGAGGGATCCAGCTGGCCACCACCCCACCCAGGCTAGTGGCCTTCCACCACAGGCCTCTCCCATCAAGAAGGCACCCAAACACCACCGTG GCACTCAGACAAAGGCAGGAGAAACACAGTCAACAATCAAGAATGATGCCAGTCAGCAAACCAA ttATGGAGTTGCAGTTCTAGATAAG gaAATCATCCAGCTTTCTGAGTACCTCAAA GAGGCCCTACAAAGGGAGCTGATTCTAAAACAGAAAATGGTGATTCTCCAAGACCTACTGTCTACCTTGATTCAGGCCTCTGATAGCACTTGGAAG GGCCAGCTTAATGAAGACAAATTAAAGGGCAAACTGAGATCCTTAGAAAACCAACTGTATGCCTGTACCCAG AAATACTCCCCTTGGGGAATGAAAAAGGTGCTATTAGAGATGGAAGACCAGAAAAACAGCTATGAGCAGAAGGCCAAggaatcactgcagaaggtgctggaggagaaaatgagtgCAGAACAGCAACTGCAGAGCACACAG CGGTCCCTGGCTCTAGCCGAGCAGAAGTGTGAACAGTGGAAGAGCCAGTATGAGGCTCTGAAGGAGGACTGGAAGACCCTGGGCACTCAGCACAGAGAGCTAGAGAGCCAGCTCCATGTGCTTCAGTCCAAACTGCAG ACTCCGTCTCTGTTACTCTACAATCTCCCCAGTTTTCTTCCTCCTTGGGATCTGCCCGCTGCCTCCACCCTAGCTAGCGCTGACCTGCCtgtctgcccctcctcctcccaccaggGAGCAGACAGCAGAGACTCACAGATGAACCAGGCCCTACGACTTCTGGAGAGTGAGCACCAAGAGCTGCAGGCCAGGATTGAATGCCTGCAGGAGGACAGAGACCTGTGCAGCTCGGACACCCAGCACCTACAAG ATCAGGCTTTGCCTGTGAGGAGCCCAAAGCCCTCCCATAACGAAGTGGAGCCGGAAGGTCCAGGGAAGGAGCAAGACTTGGATTTCAGAGACGAGCTCCAGAAGAAAACTCTGCAGCTTCTGGCCAAGGAAAAGGAG TGCAGAGAACTGCATTCGGAACTAGACAACCTCAGTGACGAGTACCTCTCCTGCCTGCGTAAGCTGCAGCACTGTCGAGAAGAGCTCAGTCAGAGCCAAAAGCCGCCCCCCAGA aGACAATGCGGCCAATGGCTCCTGATGCTGATGGCGCTGATTGCTATAGCGGTGGCAGTGATGCTGGCCAATAAGGACAGCTTGATGCTCTAA
- the TRAF3IP3 gene encoding TRAF3-interacting JNK-activating modulator isoform X1 gives MIGPDPRPAPGLARWAESYEAKSERRQETRESRRCRPNVTTCRLAGKAPRTQQREQLRRARQQQFFRRRNLEVEEKGEAQSPPAREPGPSRRTGQATDLKEPLSWANRISSPRQQVSGTSSEVFATQHHPPSGAWRDPAGHHPTQASGLPPQASPIKKAPKHHRGTQTKAGETQSTIKNDASQQTNYGVAVLDKEIIQLSEYLKEALQRELILKQKMVILQDLLSTLIQASDSTWKGQLNEDKLKGKLRSLENQLYACTQKYSPWGMKKVLLEMEDQKNSYEQKAKESLQKVLEEKMSAEQQLQSTQRSLALAEQKCEQWKSQYEALKEDWKTLGTQHRELESQLHVLQSKLQTPSLLLYNLPSFLPPWDLPAASTLASADLPVCPSSSHQGADSRDSQMNQALRLLESEHQELQARIECLQEDRDLCSSDTQHLQDQLKRSEEEKLALVTKVQQLQSLLQNQSLQLQKQQKLLIKKDQALPVRSPKPSHNEVEPEGPGKEQDLDFRDELQKKTLQLLAKEKECRELHSELDNLSDEYLSCLRKLQHCREELSQSQKPPPRRQCGQWLLMLMALIAIAVAVMLANKDSLML, from the exons ATGATCGGCCCAGACCCCAGGCCTGCCCCTGGCTTGGCCCGGTGGGCTGAGAGCTACGAGGCTAAGAGCGAGCGCCGGCAGGAGACCCGTGAGAGCCGCCGCTGCCGCCCCAACGTGACCACTTGCCGCCTGGCGGGGAAGGCCCCGAGGACCCAGCAAAGGGAACAGCTCCGGAGAGCACGCCAGCAGCAGTTTTTCagacggaggaacctggaggTGGAGGAGAAAGGCGAGGCACAGAGCCCGCCAGCCAGGGAGCCAGGCCCCTCCAGGAGGACAGGCCAGGCCACTGACCTCAAGGAGCCCTTGTCTTGGGCCAACAGGATCTCTTCCCCCAGACAGCAG GTGTCAGGGACCAGTTCTGAGGTCTTTGCAACCCAACACCATCCTCCTTCAGGCGCCTGGAGGGATCCAGCTGGCCACCACCCCACCCAGGCTAGTGGCCTTCCACCACAGGCCTCTCCCATCAAGAAGGCACCCAAACACCACCGTG GCACTCAGACAAAGGCAGGAGAAACACAGTCAACAATCAAGAATGATGCCAGTCAGCAAACCAA ttATGGAGTTGCAGTTCTAGATAAG gaAATCATCCAGCTTTCTGAGTACCTCAAA GAGGCCCTACAAAGGGAGCTGATTCTAAAACAGAAAATGGTGATTCTCCAAGACCTACTGTCTACCTTGATTCAGGCCTCTGATAGCACTTGGAAG GGCCAGCTTAATGAAGACAAATTAAAGGGCAAACTGAGATCCTTAGAAAACCAACTGTATGCCTGTACCCAG AAATACTCCCCTTGGGGAATGAAAAAGGTGCTATTAGAGATGGAAGACCAGAAAAACAGCTATGAGCAGAAGGCCAAggaatcactgcagaaggtgctggaggagaaaatgagtgCAGAACAGCAACTGCAGAGCACACAG CGGTCCCTGGCTCTAGCCGAGCAGAAGTGTGAACAGTGGAAGAGCCAGTATGAGGCTCTGAAGGAGGACTGGAAGACCCTGGGCACTCAGCACAGAGAGCTAGAGAGCCAGCTCCATGTGCTTCAGTCCAAACTGCAG ACTCCGTCTCTGTTACTCTACAATCTCCCCAGTTTTCTTCCTCCTTGGGATCTGCCCGCTGCCTCCACCCTAGCTAGCGCTGACCTGCCtgtctgcccctcctcctcccaccaggGAGCAGACAGCAGAGACTCACAGATGAACCAGGCCCTACGACTTCTGGAGAGTGAGCACCAAGAGCTGCAGGCCAGGATTGAATGCCTGCAGGAGGACAGAGACCTGTGCAGCTCGGACACCCAGCACCTACAAG ATCAACTAAAGAGGTCAGAGGAGGAGAAACTCGCCCTGGTGACCAAAGTACAGCAGCTGCAGA GTCTGCTTCAGAATCAATCCTTACAGCTTCAAAAACAGCAGAAACTCTTAATAAAGAAAG ATCAGGCTTTGCCTGTGAGGAGCCCAAAGCCCTCCCATAACGAAGTGGAGCCGGAAGGTCCAGGGAAGGAGCAAGACTTGGATTTCAGAGACGAGCTCCAGAAGAAAACTCTGCAGCTTCTGGCCAAGGAAAAGGAG TGCAGAGAACTGCATTCGGAACTAGACAACCTCAGTGACGAGTACCTCTCCTGCCTGCGTAAGCTGCAGCACTGTCGAGAAGAGCTCAGTCAGAGCCAAAAGCCGCCCCCCAGA aGACAATGCGGCCAATGGCTCCTGATGCTGATGGCGCTGATTGCTATAGCGGTGGCAGTGATGCTGGCCAATAAGGACAGCTTGATGCTCTAA
- the TRAF3IP3 gene encoding TRAF3-interacting JNK-activating modulator isoform X3 — MIGPDPRPAPGLARWAESYEAKSERRQETRESRRCRPNVTTCRLAGKAPRTQQREQLRRARQQQFFRRRNLEVEEKGEAQSPPAREPGPSRRTGQATDLKEPLSWANRISSPRQQVSGTSSEVFATQHHPPSGAWRDPAGHHPTQASGLPPQASPIKKAPKHHRGTQTKAGETQSTIKNDASQQTNYGVAVLDKEIIQLSEYLKEALQRELILKQKMVILQDLLSTLIQASDSTWKGQLNEDKLKGKLRSLENQLYACTQKYSPWGMKKVLLEMEDQKNSYEQKAKESLQKVLEEKMSAEQQLQSTQRSLALAEQKCEQWKSQYEALKEDWKTLGTQHRELESQLHVLQSKLQGADSRDSQMNQALRLLESEHQELQARIECLQEDRDLCSSDTQHLQDQLKRSEEEKLALVTKVQQLQSLLQNQSLQLQKQQKLLIKKDQALPVRSPKPSHNEVEPEGPGKEQDLDFRDELQKKTLQLLAKEKECRELHSELDNLSDEYLSCLRKLQHCREELSQSQKPPPRRQCGQWLLMLMALIAIAVAVMLANKDSLML, encoded by the exons ATGATCGGCCCAGACCCCAGGCCTGCCCCTGGCTTGGCCCGGTGGGCTGAGAGCTACGAGGCTAAGAGCGAGCGCCGGCAGGAGACCCGTGAGAGCCGCCGCTGCCGCCCCAACGTGACCACTTGCCGCCTGGCGGGGAAGGCCCCGAGGACCCAGCAAAGGGAACAGCTCCGGAGAGCACGCCAGCAGCAGTTTTTCagacggaggaacctggaggTGGAGGAGAAAGGCGAGGCACAGAGCCCGCCAGCCAGGGAGCCAGGCCCCTCCAGGAGGACAGGCCAGGCCACTGACCTCAAGGAGCCCTTGTCTTGGGCCAACAGGATCTCTTCCCCCAGACAGCAG GTGTCAGGGACCAGTTCTGAGGTCTTTGCAACCCAACACCATCCTCCTTCAGGCGCCTGGAGGGATCCAGCTGGCCACCACCCCACCCAGGCTAGTGGCCTTCCACCACAGGCCTCTCCCATCAAGAAGGCACCCAAACACCACCGTG GCACTCAGACAAAGGCAGGAGAAACACAGTCAACAATCAAGAATGATGCCAGTCAGCAAACCAA ttATGGAGTTGCAGTTCTAGATAAG gaAATCATCCAGCTTTCTGAGTACCTCAAA GAGGCCCTACAAAGGGAGCTGATTCTAAAACAGAAAATGGTGATTCTCCAAGACCTACTGTCTACCTTGATTCAGGCCTCTGATAGCACTTGGAAG GGCCAGCTTAATGAAGACAAATTAAAGGGCAAACTGAGATCCTTAGAAAACCAACTGTATGCCTGTACCCAG AAATACTCCCCTTGGGGAATGAAAAAGGTGCTATTAGAGATGGAAGACCAGAAAAACAGCTATGAGCAGAAGGCCAAggaatcactgcagaaggtgctggaggagaaaatgagtgCAGAACAGCAACTGCAGAGCACACAG CGGTCCCTGGCTCTAGCCGAGCAGAAGTGTGAACAGTGGAAGAGCCAGTATGAGGCTCTGAAGGAGGACTGGAAGACCCTGGGCACTCAGCACAGAGAGCTAGAGAGCCAGCTCCATGTGCTTCAGTCCAAACTGCAG gGAGCAGACAGCAGAGACTCACAGATGAACCAGGCCCTACGACTTCTGGAGAGTGAGCACCAAGAGCTGCAGGCCAGGATTGAATGCCTGCAGGAGGACAGAGACCTGTGCAGCTCGGACACCCAGCACCTACAAG ATCAACTAAAGAGGTCAGAGGAGGAGAAACTCGCCCTGGTGACCAAAGTACAGCAGCTGCAGA GTCTGCTTCAGAATCAATCCTTACAGCTTCAAAAACAGCAGAAACTCTTAATAAAGAAAG ATCAGGCTTTGCCTGTGAGGAGCCCAAAGCCCTCCCATAACGAAGTGGAGCCGGAAGGTCCAGGGAAGGAGCAAGACTTGGATTTCAGAGACGAGCTCCAGAAGAAAACTCTGCAGCTTCTGGCCAAGGAAAAGGAG TGCAGAGAACTGCATTCGGAACTAGACAACCTCAGTGACGAGTACCTCTCCTGCCTGCGTAAGCTGCAGCACTGTCGAGAAGAGCTCAGTCAGAGCCAAAAGCCGCCCCCCAGA aGACAATGCGGCCAATGGCTCCTGATGCTGATGGCGCTGATTGCTATAGCGGTGGCAGTGATGCTGGCCAATAAGGACAGCTTGATGCTCTAA